aatCTAATACActtaataacctatactaaccttataaacctatactaacctaagagtgtgtgtgtgtgtgtgtgtgtgtgtgtgtgtgtgtgtgtgtgtgtgtgtgtgtgtgtgtgtgtgtgtgtgtgtgtgtgtgtatgttgaggACAGGGACAGGCAATCTTTGCTGTCTTTTCCATGTGAAGGGGGTTTTCTTGCACAGAACTGTAGACGAACGACCCTTCGCTTAGTTTCTGAACGTACTTTTGTTATGATGTTGTTTCAGGTCTTGGAGGGCAAGCCTATCTTTGTGGATTGCTATGGCAATCTGACTCCCCTAACCAAGAGTGGACAGCAGTTGATTTTCAACTTCTACTCCTTCAAGGAAAACCGTCTTCCATTTAACGTGAAGGTACCACCTTGTATTCTCTCATATCTTGTACTGGATGTAAAAGGAATCCAGAAACTGTCTTTCATTTATGGAGTCACGCCAATGAACTATGGTCCCTCAAACATGCTGAATTAGCGATACTAAAAATAGGATACCAATAAATAAACTCAGTCacaaatgtttgtgtttttgtaaatgaTGCATAATGAATCATCTTTTTAGGTCAGAGACATGGGCCAAGAACCCTGCGGGCGACTTTCCTTCCTGAATGAGCCGAAATCCACTAAAGGTCTTGCACAGACCGCCATATGCAATTTGAATATCACACTGCCAGCTCATAAGAAGGTAGGATCCATATTTGAATGGTGTTCCCTCAAGTCCATGTCATGTCATCTTCATGTAAATGAATGGGTTTGACAAGAGAGATGTTGAAGTCAGGAAGACAAGTTTAAACTTCTACTTACTTTAGAAAAGCTGCTACCTGTGTCTTTTATTTGTACTGTCCGAAACCAATGACATGTTCCTTCCAAACACGCATTCAGTCCGAATTGTATCGTACCCATTTACTTTAGCGTACTACAACATTACATTGGcacttttctttgttttgattTGGGGGAGGGTTTTCTGTGCAATTTCCACGAACAGTTTTTGTGAAGAAACTCCATAGAATGTAGAGTTGCTGTTCGCTGTGCTATCCTGCTGGGCATTCGGATTTTCGTTGACACAATTCCATGGCTTTTCCCAAGCCCATGTGGTTTTAGCTCAACTGCACCATTCTCATTTCCTGGTTTTTATTTCCACCCCACCAACTGCCCATCCCACCATCTTTCTCCTCTACCGCAATGCATCATGGGAACCACCAGGACATGGAGTCTGATCCTGACGATGAGGTAAACAGATGACTCTTCATCATGGCATGCACTGCTTCCttaatgttgttgtttctgTTGCTTTAATCGCGAACCCCAGCAGCTACAGACTAATCATCTTGCATGGTGATGGatcttttattttaatttttttcgtATTTTAAATTGTCAGTGTAGCTAACTGCTGTGAGTAGCTAAACTATTGGTGACAAGACGCGTCACGTTGCATGACGTCAAGGTGACGGTTTTTCCCGGATTTACGGTTGTCATTACTATTGACCCCATCCCAAGCCTAGTGGAGCGATGTGTCTGACACACCCCGGCTGGTTTTTCCATCTATATCTTTCGTTCCATATGTGTTCAGTGGGCCAGTAGTAAACTCCATCCCTTCTCCACACTATTTTAAGACGGATCTGGTGACAAAACTCATCTGTAAAACTCACAACAGCTCATGGACTTCTTATTGGAGTAGGCTACTCACGCATTGCATGTGTTGCTCTATATACAAAGTTGTGAAACAGCTACCAAGGCACCAAGATCCCACGGCGACTCAGACATGTGCATGAATATAGAATCTCCTGACTTCACAGTACTGTCATACGCAGTGCTACagacaataggtgtgttcgacttcacaCAGCACCggatgccattggctgcttcaagtcagccgggctgcaggcggctgtaggcgacgccggcgctgcatgaagtcgaacgcacctaatatgTCGACCTGAAAACATGGACGCAGAGATTTTCGCATAAATTAACCAGCCGTTGACCACAATGCACGAGGCATCTTAAACGTTTTTCAAAAGCACAAAATAAAACAGTCGAGTGGAAGTTATAGAGATATAGCACACACAACCTCAGCATTTCTAGGACCATCTAgcctatatttatttatgttttatacatcttttgttgttttttgtttgttacagACTGAAAAGCCAGATCGACGTCATACCTTTGCCTCCTTAGCTTTGCGTAAGCGCTACAGCTATCTGACCGACCCTGCGGCGAGTGAGTCTAACACTTTCACTTTCATGAATACATCAATTGGTTCGAGATGTCAATAAAGTTTATCAGTCATATCCGATGTAGCTTTGTACAGTGTTTAACTCATACATCCATAGCGTAGATGTACATACATGAGAACACTGTGTATTTTCACCATGAACACGTCATTATTCAAACTCGTCCAGAACGACGCACCTGCATGGTTTAGTGCCTAAGCTCCGCCCACCTTCCCCCATTTTCAAGTCTTTCAAATGTCGTCGTTTCTTTGTCcactgtgtttttgttgtgtcaTTGTACACGTGTcgacccaaacacagctctcATTGCGACATTTATATGTTTCCAAACGCATCTTAAATAAAGTTGTTTTGGatggtttatttgttttttatttttatgtcaaGTTCTTCTCGCTCTTATTGGCTTTGTGCTTTTGTTTCAAGGAGATAATGAGTTTGCTGGATGTACTGTACTCCACTGTAACACTGCTCTTGTTGAAAATCGAACCTGTATTTGTACCTAAATTAAAGTCAATAGGATTTTGGGGGAATTTTTTCGTTCAAAAATACACCGGAACATAacataaaatattaaataaccaAACATGTAAAAGGCACTGTAGCAGAGAGGCAAATGGATGAAGCACATCATAAGTCAATAGAATGATTGGTCGTTGTTTTGGTGCTTGTGCCATTTTTCCCTTCTCCATCATTAATTCAAGCATTTCTGTTGCTGCATTATGCTTCATTTTGTGTCATCTGGTACCTTCTCAATCGTGTGACAGATCATCGACCTTCAACCATCACATCGCCATATCATCCACGTGTAGATAGTTACTACCTCTCACAACTTCACCAGTGTATAATCTTACTGCTTTGATGAATGTTGTACTAACTgactcaactctctctctctttctggtttttctgtttctcttccgTTACTTTACGTTTAAATTTATGTTAAATTTGCTTATCCAAGAAACAACTGATCGGAGTTCGCCGAGAACACAGCCTACTGGCTACGCTTACAAACCTGTCTTTTCAACGCGATCTTATCAGGCGTGGTCGGCTGTTCCTGTCGCCGTCCCTGGGCAAGCCAGGTCTGGGTTCGGTTCCCCCACCAGCTCTTCATCCAACACGCCCTCTGCCTCTCCACTGAAGTCCGTCTGGTCCATTACCTCAGCCTCGCCCATCAAATCCAACTTGGGAGGATCCCCGGCCAAGTCAGTTAGCGACATAGCCTCTCCCATCCGGTCCTACAGAACCATCTCATCCCCCATCAAGACTGtagttcagcaggcccagtacCCAGTTCAGGTCAACCCCACCCTCCTGTATTCACCTGGCAAAAGTGCCCCAGATCCCGTGTCGGTAAAGGGCCTGGCAGCGCTGTCGGCTAGGACCTCTCCTATCACCACCGGAGGGGGAGCGGCTCTACTGGAGAGATCGTCCATCGCCATGACCCCGCCTGCCTCCCCCAAGTCCTCCCTGAACATGTACAACTCCACTCTGCCATACAAAGCTGTCATAGTAGGCTCTGGTGcagcctccaactcctcctcttcccccataAAAACGGTCCCAGGCCTCTCCTCGGTACGCTCCGGAGCAGAGCCCTCAAGCCCCTCGAGGGGTctgttttcctccctctcctcacccattAAGTCCAACCCGCCCCCCAGCGCCGCAGCTTTGATAAACGGAACGGTTTCCCCCACAAAGTaccgctcctcctccccaacATCTCTGCTCCCCAGCAGCCTCCAGGAGCGGATACAAGCCACCACCAACGCGGCCACCACCAGCGTAAACGCGGCCTTCGAGGAGGTCGAGAAAACGTTCAACTCCTGCTCCGCGGGGTACGGGACTCTCaagtccttgtcctcctccgcctcctcgtcctacCAGTCCATGAGATCTTCCGCCTCCAGTTCCCTCTACGCCTCTCTGAGGTCGCCCCCCAACTCCACAACCACCGTCACATCCAGCACCATGACTGTGCCGGTCTACTCAGTTATGAATGTGCTGCCAGAGCCCCAGTTTAAAAAGCTCCCTGAGGTCTCTAAGTCAGCAGCTGCCCTCTTATCCCCCCGGAAGACAGCCCTCCCTGAGGCTAACGTTCAAGCGCAGTCGTCCTTTGCCAGAACTCTCTCACCCGTCAAATCCCCCTTGTTTATGTCCCCAGCTGCCCTCAAATCCACCACATCTTCCCCACTGTCGTCCAGCCAAGAAATACTAAAAGACGTGGCAGAGATGAAAGAGGACTTGATACGTATGTCGGCCATCTTGCAAACAGAAACAAATTCTGCCTCAAAAGGCTTCCAGTCAGACTCGCCCAAAGAGGCAAAAATAGAGGATGAGGAGCCATTTAGGATCGTAGAGAAGGTGAAACAGGATTTAGTGAAAGTGAGTGAGATACTGACTAAGGATACAGTCAAGGATGGCAAGGCAGCCCTCACCAAGTCTGCCCTGGAGGAGGCACAGTTCTCAAGAGTGCCAGCAGATCCGCCCGCTAGCAACTGGAGTTATCCTCCGAGATACGAAACCGTAGTACCGCAAATTAAAGCAAAGACTCTACCAGACAGAGAATTTAGTCTAGGAAAAGATTTAAAGCTTAGAAgtgaggagggtaggagagacgGAGAAGAAAAACAGAAACGAGTGTTGAAACCTGCCGTTGCCGTGCAGGAACACAAGCTCAAAATGCCACCTATCAACATGCGCTCCTCTGCTTCAGAAAAGGAGCTCTGTAAACTGGCAGACGTGCTGTTCGGGCCCGATGTCGTCCTAGACTCCCCAGACGACATCTTGCACGATCAGGACAAAagccctctctctgacagcGGGTTCGAGACCAGGAGTGAAAGAACCCCTTCTGCCCCTCAAAGTGCAGAAGGCATGGGCCCAAAAGCACTCTTCCAAGACATTCCACCAGTTATCACTGAGACTAGGACTGAGGTAGTCCATGTCATTAGGAGCTATGAGTCCCCAGAGGACAACAAACAGCCAGGGATAGAAGATTCCAGGGCAGTTAGGTACATAGATTCAGAGCCTAAAGGGCATCTGAACCTGAACGCATCCACACCCGATCAAAACAAATGCTTTCAAATTAAAGTCAGTCCCGAGGAGGACAACATGGGCAAAGGCATGCGAGTGAAAGAGGAAACTCACATCACCACCACGACACGCATGGTCTACCACAAACCCCCTAGCAAAGAGGCAATGTCAGAGAGGTGTGAGGAAACCATGTCCGTTCATGACATCATGAAAGCGTTCCAGTCAGGTAGGGACCCCTCCCGAGAACTCGCCGGACTGTTTGAACACAAAGGAGGAAACGAGGAATCCTCCCAAAGGGTCCTCGAGGACATGAACTCAAAACCCAAAGTTGAAAGGATAATCGAAGTACACATCGAAAAGGGAAATAAAACAGAACCGACCGAAGTCATCATCCGGGAGACGAGTAATCACCCGGAGAAAGAGATGTACATCTACCAAGGAAACGGCGGTGGGATGAGGGAGCTGACTCACAGAGGGGACTTGGACTGTAGCCCCCGGCATGAACACGAGGAGCCCGAGGAGTCACTGCCCTGTTACCTTGAGTCCTCCAGagtacacacacccatgtcacAGGAAGAGGACAGCCGGCCCAGCTCCGCACAACTCATGGCTGACGACTCCTACAAAACTCTCCGGCTCCTGAGCCAGCAGTCTGTAGAGTACAACGACGACGAATCGTCGGAGCTCCGGGGAGAATCGTACAACTTTGCGGAGAAGATGCTCCTCTCTGAGCAGCTGGAGTCATCTCACTCTGACACAGAGGAGTACCTGAGAGACAGGTCTCGTTTCCACTCCCCAGATAGGAGCAGTCATAGTGAGTGTAGGTCCGGCGGGCCCAGGACAGAGTACGTGTTGAGGTCATCAAAGAACGTGTCAGACAAATCCGGCAGAATGTCCAATTCAGATGATAACTATGACAAGTTAACGCTGTTACAATATTCTTCGGAGCCAGGTAGTCCAAAACAATCGGTTTGGATGCGGGTCACAGATGACAGACAGGCTAAGAACAGAGAGAAGATAATTTACGAAGACAGGGTAGACAGGACAGTCAAAGAGGCGGAGGAGAAGTTGAGTGAGGTGTCTCAGTTTTTCCGTGATAAGACCGAGAAACTTAACGACGAGCTGTCCTCACCTGAGAAGAAATCTCGCAGGCCGGACTTCCGGGAAACACGTTCTGGTCCTAGCTCTACTCACAGCAGTCCTGAAAGATCAACTTATAGGAACAGTGGCGAGGACTGGAGCAGAGACAGGTTTAGAGACAGGTTTGGCACAAACGATAGGAAATGTGCCAGCTTACCCAGCAGCCCAGAGAGGAGAGTCCTGCTGCAATACGATGATAGCGACAAAAGCAAACAGGGAGATAGCACCTCACAGGGAAGCACAGGTGAGGCCCCTAAACCTTTTCAAATGTCATCCTCTAAAGTCAGTGCTGTGAGGCTCAAATTTGAGCAAGAGGCTCAGAAACAAGACATTAACCCAAAATGGGGGCAAAATTCAAACCCCCCTGTGAGAAAACTGCAGGAAAGTAAACTTCCGGTGTACCAGGTTTTTGCTGGCTCAAACCTTCCCCAAACGCCAGACAGCCCAGGAATCCAGAGGAGAGGTTTAGACAGTGACTCTAGAGGACAGACTCCCAGTGGTAATAGGTACATGTCATCCTCCCCTAAGCATACTACGAATGGAAAGGAACAGGAAGAGATAAATATATTAAAGACTTGGGAGAGTCAGGGAAATGGGAACTACAAATCCCAACCGACAAAGCTATCTCACATCCTAGTTCCTGATACAGTAAAGGAAGGAAATGGTGCTGAATCACTGAGGGAGCAGTGTTTCAAAGAAGGGATGTCCAGTAAAGAGGAGACCACCCAGAAAATTATATACACTGAGCTGGTGGTCCGAGAAAGCCCAAGTAGTTCTGATGGACGCAATGTTAGTCTaaaaaaaaactcggaatcacaAATTCCTGTTAGAATTCCCTCTGGTTTCTTAGAGAATCATCAGTCCACCTCATTAAAGCTAGATCCCTCTGTTAAACTGGGCGATAGGGCAGGGTCACATATACCTACTTTAGCTAGAAATAGGTTACACAGTGGCTCCGAAGCCATCAAATCTACTAATGTGTCATCCATAGGAAAATCCGCAGATTCATTAAGTAGTGTAGTGTGTAATGGTGTTGATAGCGACCAAGTAGAGTACTTGGACCAAGTAACTCCAGTTGTTGTGACCGAGGGTTTCAAAGACATTAAGCCGTTGCCAGTTTATGTTAGCATCCAAGTAGGCAAGCAGTATGAAAAAGAGACCGCCACTGGGCAGCTTGGAACCTACAAGAAGATAGTGAGTCATGAGAGCAGGACAGTACACGAGACTCGGGGGGGGTTCCACTCTGTCAAACAACAGCCAGCGTCTCCTCACGGTAGTCCAGAGGACGACACACTAGAGCAGGTGACGTTCATGGACAGCTCTGGCAAAAGCCCCGTCACTCCAGAGACTCCCAGCTCAGAGGAAGTGAGCCTGGCCTCCAGGACGCCAGACTCTGTCATAGGGTTCATGCCCGGTATGCCAAGCCCGATCCCCGAAGAGTCAGAGGAAGAGGACGGAAAGACCTTCATATACAAGGAGTCTCCCCAGGAGAAAGCCAAGCCGGTCTCATCAGAACCCCCAAATAAAAAACAGGAGGCGGGGCAACGAACCAAAGAGAAAAGGGTGGCATACATCGagttccctccacctccacccctcgaAGCGGAGCATTCCGACCCTGAGAAGAGGGGGTCGTGCGCTTCCTCAGAGGCCGAGACGGAGATGATGGAGGTGAACCTTCAAGAGGAGCATGACAGGCACCTCCTGGCTGAGCCCATCATCCGGGTTCAACCTCCCTCCCCGGTGCCCCCTGGAGCTGACGACAGTGACTCCAGCGATGACGAGTCGGTCTTTCATCCCATCCCGACGAAAAAGTACACCTTtaagatgaaggaggagggagagaagcgtCTGAAGGCCAAAAAGTCTGAAAAGAACGTGACTCAGAAGGAGTCTGCCGTCAATGGCGTTGTGAAGGGAGAAGATGTGGACTTTGAGCAAAACGGCAACGACCAGTCAATCACTGACTGCTCCATAGCAACGACCGCTGAGTTTTCCCATGACACGGACGCCACCGAGATAGACTCCCTCGATGGATACGACCTTCAGGATGAGGATGACGGGATGAGTGAACAAGACCCCAAAAGCTCCAGCCTATCCATGGACGGTAAAAACACAGACCGTTCCTTCAACCAGTCAAAGCTGGAGGTcatagaggaggagaaaacaccGTGCGAAGAAGGCGGGGGAGAGAACGCAAAGTCGAAAAGCTCCGAAAACAACGAGAACGAGGAAAGGGATTACACCCTGGAGGGAAGACATCCTGAGAGACTCACTCAAACTGAGAACTACTTTGGGTACCAACTAGAAGAGGAGCTCAACTCCACCTTCAAAACCGTGGCCACCAAAGGCTTAGACTTTGACCCTTGGTCCACCAAAGGGTCAGAGGATGGCGTGTACGAAGCCAAAGCAAAAGATGAAGATCCTAAGCCTTTTGGCCTATCGGTGGAGGACAAGTCTCAGGCCACCACACCAGACACGACCCCCGCTCGAACCCCTACTGACGAGAGCACTCCTACGAGCGAGCCTAACCCCTTTCCCTTCCACGAGGGGAAGATGTTTGAGATGACCCGCAGTGGTGCAATTGACATGAGCAAGCGGGACTTTGTTGAAGAGAGGCTTCAGTTTTTTCAGATTGGTGAGCATTCCTCTGATGGGAAATCAGGGGACAAGGGGAAATTGGGCCAGAGCCCTGGGGTAGTAGCTACCCCCCAGTCAAAAACAGGGGAGAGGGCGGGCGAGGTGACGATAGACACCACAGACAGCACACCAGCAAAGTGCAGCCCTGCACAGACTGACACTGGTACTGGCTGTCCTGATGTCCTCTCTGGTGACCCGGTAGCCGAGACCACCTCTTCGTGCACGATCACGGCCTCTAAAGTTGACCCCAAATTACGCACCCCCATTAAGATGGGCATAGCAGTCTCCATAACTGTGAAAAAAGACTCAGGGGAGCTCCCAGATGGTAAAGCGGAGCTGACGGAGAGTCACATGCCAGAGTACGTTAGTATAAATAGTCAGCTGGGGGAGAATAAGACCAGCAGACACGCAGACCCAAAGATGTCGGACACAAGAGATTACCCTGCAGAGAACTGCAATAACAACAATAACCTAGAGTCTTCTAGCATCCAGGCTAACTATATCCAGTGTGGTAGTGTTGTGtttaatttgcagtcatccTCCGAGCCCACCCTTCAGAAAGCCAGCAGGATCGAAACCTTGTTCTGCAGGGACTCGGCAGATAGAGACAGCGGTAGTGGTCAGAGTGAGCAGAGAAAGGCCGAAGCTAGTCAGGAGGCAGACGTGAGGCAGCCCAAGTCTAGACTACCAGTCAAAGCGTCAGGATGGTCGTTTCACACGCAGGGCACAGCCATAGGGAAGCAAAAGCCCAGACAAGTGGTGAAGGCAGAGGTCAGGAAGAGACCAGAACCTGCTGTAGCCAAGGTGGAGCCGAGGTCTAGAATACCAATCAAAGATGTTAAACGAAGCAGTGCCAGCAGCTCTCCTATATCAGTCCAGGTCACGCCTCAGTCTGCGAGGGTGGGGTCAGGCAGAGTAGCCATTCAGCTGCCCTCCAGGCTGCCACTGAAAGACAGGCCACAAGTCAGCGTCACAGGTGAGATgtcagggggcagggagaaccCTAGCGAGGTATGTAAGCGCACCATCGAGTACTTTAAAGGGATTAGTGGGGAGACCCTAAAGCTGGCCGACCGTCTGTCAGACgaggagaaaaaaacagaaCAGTCGGAGGAAGACAGCACCTCCCGGAGCACCTCTCTGTCGGacgcctcctcccagccctcccgcTCATCCAGGTCTGGTAGAGGCTCGAGGGCTgaggccggggccggggcctTAAGGGCAAAGGTGGACAGGGCCTCCGGCagtgagaggagcaggaggagtaggCGGACTGGTGGGAAGGAGGGCAGTCAGGGTGCGGCGCCTCGGGCGCCCCCCGTCGCGGAGATCAAGCCTAGTTTGTAAAACTTTCACACTTGTTCAAAAATTCCTTTAGTTGCATGACGTCGTTGTGATTGATTGCCTGTGgcgtgtttttttctgtattattCTCTTCAAACAGTAGCTGTCATTTTTAAATGTCATTTGTCATCTCTGTACTGTGAACTGTACTGTCTTCGTCAGACCCTATTCTCCCCCCTACCCACCCCTTACTCccacccccccgacccccccccccccctgatcgTACCAGCATGCCAGAGTAGTGACTGGGGCACTGGCACAGCCGGTCTCCTGTTGACGACTccagagtctgtctgtctgtctgtctttctgtgcagGGTGGCTACTGAACAAATCAGAGCAATTCTAAGTCTTGTTTTTAGTTCCATGGTCCAGTTGTGTCACCGAGCTCATAAGTGTCAGCAAGAACAAAGAGGTCGTACCGCATGTCAAGTCATCTCTCATCTAGAACCTGTGAATCCACTGTAGCAACCTGAGAGTACAGGACTCAACCCCATGTTTTTTAACtcattcttttgttttgttttgttgtggttCTTATGACAGTTACTGCCTGCTTAGAGGATACATATTCACAAACTTTCACAGAGCACCACTGTCGAAATTAATACACTCTAGTCTGCCATAACGTGTTTAGTCTCTCATTCCTTTTCTTGCCATTCTGGGAAGGTCTTTAACGCAGCATCTATCAGACACTCGGTGCGAGTCATCGCACACTGCTGCCACCTGCAGTAGGCATCCAAATAAATATCCTCAAACACAACAGAGGACAGGACACAAGACATTTACGATATTTCTACCCCAttcggagaaaaaaaaaactacaacccAAGTTTGGCCAGAAAAGGAACCTTTCTTGTTTAACTACTATTTCAGTCTACAGAGGATGACTGGCTGAGTGGActaacccttctctcctccctccaggtccTCAGAGTCCGTGCGAGCGGACGGACCTGCGGATGGCCATCGTGGCTGACCACCTGGGCCTCAGTTGGACTGGTGAGTCTCGTCCTGCCTCTTCATTTGACCCGTTTTGAATGATCAcgaatgatatatatatacagatccAGCACAAAATTTGTCTCATTTTGTGAGTAAACAGTGCCCTCTATGGGATAgtgtgaacgttatttacaa
This DNA window, taken from Osmerus eperlanus chromosome 6, fOsmEpe2.1, whole genome shotgun sequence, encodes the following:
- the ank3a gene encoding ankyrin-3 isoform X2; this encodes MNVVLTDSTLSLFLVFLFLFRYFTFKFMLNLLIQETTDRSSPRTQPTGYAYKPVFSTRSYQAWSAVPVAVPGQARSGFGSPTSSSSNTPSASPLKSVWSITSASPIKSNLGGSPAKSVSDIASPIRSYRTISSPIKTVVQQAQYPVQVNPTLLYSPGKSAPDPVSVKGLAALSARTSPITTGGGAALLERSSIAMTPPASPKSSLNMYNSTLPYKAVIVGSGAASNSSSSPIKTVPGLSSVRSGAEPSSPSRGLFSSLSSPIKSNPPPSAAALINGTVSPTKYRSSSPTSLLPSSLQERIQATTNAATTSVNAAFEEVEKTFNSCSAGYGTLKSLSSSASSSYQSMRSSASSSLYASLRSPPNSTTTVTSSTMTVPVYSVMNVLPEPQFKKLPEVSKSAAALLSPRKTALPEANVQAQSSFARTLSPVKSPLFMSPAALKSTTSSPLSSSQEILKDVAEMKEDLIRMSAILQTETNSASKGFQSDSPKEAKIEDEEPFRIVEKVKQDLVKVSEILTKDTVKDGKAALTKSALEEAQFSRVPADPPASNWSYPPRYETVVPQIKAKTLPDREFSLGKDLKLRSEEGRRDGEEKQKRVLKPAVAVQEHKLKMPPINMRSSASEKELCKLADVLFGPDVVLDSPDDILHDQDKSPLSDSGFETRSERTPSAPQSAEGMGPKALFQDIPPVITETRTEVVHVIRSYESPEDNKQPGIEDSRAVRYIDSEPKGHLNLNASTPDQNKCFQIKVSPEEDNMGKGMRVKEETHITTTTRMVYHKPPSKEAMSERCEETMSVHDIMKAFQSGRDPSRELAGLFEHKGGNEESSQRVLEDMNSKPKVERIIEVHIEKGNKTEPTEVIIRETSNHPEKEMYIYQGNGGGMRELTHRGDLDCSPRHEHEEPEESLPCYLESSRVHTPMSQEEDSRPSSAQLMADDSYKTLRLLSQQSVEYNDDESSELRGESYNFAEKMLLSEQLESSHSDTEEYLRDRSRFHSPDRSSHSECRSGGPRTEYVLRSSKNVSDKSGRMSNSDDNYDKLTLLQYSSEPGSPKQSVWMRVTDDRQAKNREKIIYEDRVDRTVKEAEEKLSEVSQFFRDKTEKLNDELSSPEKKSRRPDFRETRSGPSSTHSSPERSTYRNSGEDWSRDRFRDRFGTNDRKCASLPSSPERRVLLQYDDSDKSKQGDSTSQGSTGEAPKPFQMSSSKVSAVRLKFEQEAQKQDINPKWGQNSNPPVRKLQESKLPVYQVFAGSNLPQTPDSPGIQRRGLDSDSRGQTPSGNRYMSSSPKHTTNGKEQEEINILKTWESQGNGNYKSQPTKLSHILVPDTVKEGNGAESLREQCFKEGMSSKEETTQKIIYTELVVRESPSSSDGRNVSLKKNSESQIPVRIPSGFLENHQSTSLKLDPSVKLGDRAGSHIPTLARNRLHSGSEAIKSTNVSSIGKSADSLSSVVCNGVDSDQVEYLDQVTPVVVTEGFKDIKPLPVYVSIQVGKQYEKETATGQLGTYKKIVSHESRTVHETRGGFHSVKQQPASPHGSPEDDTLEQVTFMDSSGKSPVTPETPSSEEVSLASRTPDSVIGFMPGMPSPIPEESEEEDGKTFIYKESPQEKAKPVSSEPPNKKQEAGQRTKEKRVAYIEFPPPPPLEAEHSDPEKRGSCASSEAETEMMEVNLQEEHDRHLLAEPIIRVQPPSPVPPGADDSDSSDDESVFHPIPTKKYTFKMKEEGEKRLKAKKSEKNVTQKESAVNGVVKGEDVDFEQNGNDQSITDCSIATTAEFSHDTDATEIDSLDGYDLQDEDDGMSEQDPKSSSLSMDGKNTDRSFNQSKLEVIEEEKTPCEEGGGENAKSKSSENNENEERDYTLEGRHPERLTQTENYFGYQLEEELNSTFKTVATKGLDFDPWSTKGSEDGVYEAKAKDEDPKPFGLSVEDKSQATTPDTTPARTPTDESTPTSEPNPFPFHEGKMFEMTRSGAIDMSKRDFVEERLQFFQIGEHSSDGKSGDKGKLGQSPGVVATPQSKTGERAGEVTIDTTDSTPAKCSPAQTDTGTGCPDVLSGDPVAETTSSCTITASKVDPKLRTPIKMGIAVSITVKKDSGELPDGKAELTESHMPEYVSINSQLGENKTSRHADPKMSDTRDYPAENCNNNNNLESSSIQANYIQCGSVVFNLQSSSEPTLQKASRIETLFCRDSADRDSGSGQSEQRKAEASQEADVRQPKSRLPVKASGWSFHTQGTAIGKQKPRQVVKAEVRKRPEPAVAKVEPRSRIPIKDVKRSSASSSPISVQVTPQSARVGSGRVAIQLPSRLPLKDRPQVSVTGEMSGGRENPSEVCKRTIEYFKGISGETLKLADRLSDEEKKTEQSEEDSTSRSTSLSDASSQPSRSSRSGRGSRAEAGAGALRAKVDRASGSERSRRSRRTGGKEGSQGAAPRAPPVAEIKPSPQSPCERTDLRMAIVADHLGLSWTELAREMNFSVDEINHIRVENPNSLTAQSFMLLKKWVSRDGKNATTDALTAVLTKVNRMDIVTLLEGPIFDYGNISGTRSFADDSAVYRDQADDYHSILAELQSPVTLGSESTFMELHPDLPTPTPTPSPTIHHTPDEFLPDSAPLDLTKHQPWDDEMGLSVDLESPPRSPPRPCELALSFPVFDPTALSDAAMDVEGQVPLQHAEKITKVEVKLNHCQKSFPSTEEIEAEEEIALPTMPSLSPPSCEQGQEQETRTTESGNGGEKGELDREVGVSGGGEREKDREENSVREMEEVTEKDSGDAVEGGMLEGEEGCTVAPEVHKIEEVLDIVSEKWDMMEDSGEAKQDEQMGTSEGEKELEECAEKIEKRNSGLQEAEGLQERDRIAEDGGEAKLSLQSSGEDGGEAKLSLQSSGEDGGEAKLSLQSWAEAVEEDRESGSSEEEEDRDEMTEDKIKSLLEDVKLEGAEEEEEGEEMTEARVQEILRQVQQAEKQLCSNVPGWNSESSSVNVEPPTPGRSVSSDLLDRQENSQENSSDSVTSSSRAESGRTRHNGNHSEPSSQDTSLPAPQDSANGRAGLGKEEGTLVSENKVQRVNLESGSDEEQIITTRVFRRRVILKGEQAMHVPGESMTEEQYTDDDGNLITRKVIRKVIRRAATPTPEDQGGEWGRRGHGEPWAAPSFQEEESEPGEGARSSRRKEDRRSGEKTLHS